The Candidatus Eisenbacteria bacterium genomic interval GCGGAAGGAGCTTGACGACCGTGAGCATCGCGCACACCCCGGCCCCTTCACGAACCCCCGTGGCATTCAGAACAGCGAGCGCCAGCATCGCCAGGACCATGATCGCGGTGTGGATGGGACCGGCGGAAGCGGCCGGCCAGAAATAGGCGAGGTAGTCGGCCATGATGTTGGCGATGATCGCGAGGGAAGTCATGCGCGTCACCACCATCAGCCAGCCGACGACGTACCCGGTCATCGGCCCGAAGGCTTCGCTCGCGTAGAGATAGGGCCCGCCGCTCCCCGCAAAGCGGCTCGAGACCTCGGCAAAGCACAGGGTGATGCACGCGATCACCAAAGCACAGCCCACGTACGCCAGCAGCGACCATGGCCCCGACTGGCCGAAGACCCGCGCGGGGAGCCCGAAGATGCCGGAGCCCACGATCATGTTGATCATGAGCGCCACCATGGTCCATCTCCCGATGGCCCGGACGAGCTGCTGGCGCGGCGGAGAAGCGACGCCGAGGACCGCGACCGACGGCGGGGAGGCGGGCGTCATCGCGACAATCTAACGCGCGTGCGGCTTCTCTTCCATCAGCGCCATGAAGTTGCCTTCGGTGTCGCGAAAGAACGCCAGCCACAGGTCGCGATCGCCGAGGTCTGCGACCTTGTGAGGGTCGCCCTCGGACTTCACGCCGGACTCGACCAGCCGGGAGTGAAAGCCCTCGATGTCGGTGGTGTCGAAATAGATCGTCGAGCTCGGGTGATCGAACTCCGGGGTCTCCGCGATCCCCAGCATCAATCGCGTGCCGCCGCAGTCGAAGAACGACATCT includes:
- a CDS encoding VOC family protein, which codes for MTAATDLRIRRVGQIAIIVKDIDRATAFYRDRLGLRHLFSVPKMSFFDCGGTRLMLGIAETPEFDHPSSTIYFDTTDIEGFHSRLVESGVKSEGDPHKVADLGDRDLWLAFFRDTEGNFMALMEEKPHAR